A window of the Brassica oleracea var. oleracea cultivar TO1000 chromosome C1, BOL, whole genome shotgun sequence genome harbors these coding sequences:
- the LOC106319150 gene encoding DDB1- and CUL4-associated factor 8-like protein 2 isoform X1, giving the protein MTDKAKRSRTHFNGSHHPVVDFWRREVGGISPRSFSDRFSASENMVLRLEIYRKLAKHKGCVNTVSFNAQGDILVSGSDDRRVLLWDWELGNVKLSFHSGHSNNVFQAKFMPFSDDRTIVTCAADGMVRRASVLESGKVETVLLGLHQGPAHKLCIEPGNPHIFYTCGEDGLVQRFDLRTQAPTELFTCQAVNPRRRHLEAAQLNAIAMDPRNSNLLAVGGMDEYARLYDIRRLHGDGSSRAADHFAPPHLIGDLHVGITGLAFSEQSELLVSYNNEFVYLFTHDMGLGSNPMPSSPEDDSKSSVPMAYKGHKNVETVKGVNFCGPRSEYVVSGSDCGRIFIWKKRSGELIRVMEADRYVVNCIEPHPHIPVLASSGIENDIKVWTSKAAERATLPDNIEMQRKRKPRGWMYRVSSPRELLAQLFFLQNRSRFSEDREEGEASSSSTGRELLDLILNFNDDDDEHVSDNGEDGVSRDDFFS; this is encoded by the exons ATGACTGATAAGGCGAAGAGAAGTCGAACACACTTCAACGGATCTCACCACCCTGTCGTCGACTTCTGGCGACGAGAAGTCGGTGGAATCTCTCCTCGCAGCTTCTCCGATCGCTTCTCCGCCTCCGAG AATATGGTTCTGCGCTTAGAGATATACCGGAAGCTAGCGAAGCACAAAGGCTGCGTCAACACAGTGAGCTTCAACGCCCAAGGAGACATTCTCGTCTCTGGCTCCGACGATCGACGTGTCCTTCTTTGGGATTGGGAGCTCGGGAATGTCAAGCTTTCGTTCCACTCAGGGCACTCTAACAACGTCTTCCAGGCCAAGTTCATGCCTTTCTCTGATGATCGGACCATTGTCACCTGTGCTGCTGATGGCATG GTTCGGCGTGCGAGTGTTCTCGAGAGTGGGAAAGTGGAGACTGTGTTATTGGGGTTGCATCAAGGACCAGCTCATAAGCTCTGTATTGAGCCTGGAAACCCTCATATCTTCTACACTTGTGGTGAAGATGGTTTAGTACAACGC TTTGATCTGAGGACACAAGCTCCTACAGAACTATTCACATGCCAAGCAGTTAATCCTAGGAGGAGGCACTTGGAAGCTGCGCAGCTAAACGCTATTGCAATGGACCCTAGAAACTCCAACCTCTTGGCTGTTGGTGGGATGGACGAGTACGCTCGTCTCTACGACATCCGTAGACTTCATGGAGACGGTTCTAGCCGAGCTGCAGATCATTTCGCTCCTCCACACCTCATTGGCGATTTACACGTTGGAATAACCGGTTTGGCCTTCTCGGAACAAAGTGAACTCCTTGTTTCATACAACAACGAGTTCGTTTATCTTTTCACGCACGATATGGGATTAGGGTCTAACCCTATGCCATCCTCTCCAGAAGATGATAGCAAAAGTTCTGTTCCTATGGCTTATAAGGGTCATAAGAACGTTGAGACGGTTAAGGGTGTGAATTTCTGTGGACCGCGGTCTGAGTATGTGGTTAGTGGGTCAGACTGTGGTCGGATATTTATATGGAAGAAGAGAAGCGGAGAGCTTATTCGTGTTATGGAAGCAGATAGGTATGTGGTTAACTGTATCGAGCCTCATCCGCATATACCAGTGCTTGCTAGCAGCGGTATCGAAAACGACATCAAGGTGTGGACCTCGAAGGCAGCTGAGAGAGCTACGTTACCTGACAACATCGAAATG CAGCGCAAGAGAAAGCCGAGGGGATGGATGTATCGTGTATCTTCACCACGGGAGCTGTTAGCACAACTCTTCTTTCTACAGAACAGAAGCAGATTCAGTGAAGACAGAGAAGAAGGAGAAGCTTCTTCATCCTCCACTGGAAGAGAACTTCTTGATCTTATCCTCAACTTCAATGATGATGATGATGAACATGTGTCTGATAATGGTGAAGATGGCGTTAGCCGTGACGACTTCTTCTCTTAA
- the LOC106297426 gene encoding LOW QUALITY PROTEIN: cytokinin riboside 5'-monophosphate phosphoribohydrolase LOG5 (The sequence of the model RefSeq protein was modified relative to this genomic sequence to represent the inferred CDS: inserted 2 bases in 1 codon), translated as MQTAMDKRIETVKSRFKRVCVFCGSSSGNKDCYRDAAIDLAQELIERKLNLVYGGGSIGLMGLVSQAVHEAGGHVLGIIPRTLMDKEITGETFGEVRAVADMHQRKAEMASHSDCFIALPGGYGTLEELLEVITWAQLGIHDKPVGLLNVDGYYNDLLTFINKAVDDGFIKPSQRHIFVSAPNAKELVQKLEAYEPVIDGVISKSKWEVEKKVQHPQXQQVVFCPNTSIPTEIAL; from the exons ATGCAAACTGCTATGGATAAGAGAATAGAAACAGTGAAGTCGAGATTCAAGAGGGTTTGTGTTTTCTGTGGAAGCAGCAGCGGAAACAAAGACTGTTACAGAGATGCTGCCATTGATCTAGCTCAAGAGCTG ATTGAGAGGAAACTGAATCTTGTGTATGGAGGAGGAAGCATTGGTCTCATGGGTCTGGTCTCACAAGCTGTTCATGAAGCTGGAGGTCATGTGCTAGG GATCATACCAAGAACTCTTATGGACAAAGAG ATCACCGGAGAAACATTTGGTGAGGTAAGAGCTGTGGCTGATATGCATCAACGGAAAGCCGAAATGGCAAGCCACTCCGATTGTTTCATTGCACTACCAG GTGGGTATGGAACATTGGAGGAGTTATTGGAAGTAATAACATGGGCACAACTTGGAATCCACGACAAGCCT GTGGGATTGTTAAATGTGGATGGTTATTACAATGACCTCCTCACTTTCATTAATAAAGCCGTTGATGATGGCTTTATCAAGCCATCTCAGCGTCACATCTTTGTCTCTGCTCCTAATGCCAAAGAGCTTGTCCAAAAACTTGAG GCATATGAGCCTGTGATTGATGGAGTCATATCAAAATCAAAGTGGGAGGTTGAGAAGAAAGTGCAACATCCACA ACAACAAGTTGTGTTCTGTCCTAACACAAGCATTCCTACTGAGATTGCTCTTTAG
- the LOC106326910 gene encoding lysine histidine transporter-like 7, with product MSKKALGILLDLESQESCGSPSFMSHTPSKDPQPTSGDDDGGDVGMIPLEEWLPITESRKGNVFTATFHLLCSGLGFQVLLLPAAFAALGWVWGIIILTVGFAWKLYTTWLLVHLHEAVHGTRFSRYLRLAIASFGVKLGKLLGIFPVMYLSGGACSILVITGGKTIKQLVHIMSEDDTVPLTTLQCFVIFSCLAVVLSQFPNLNSLFGLSLIGGVMAVAYSTAVWSLPLTRDPQSQNNVTYAIKDTSFDNIFNAIGLIAISLRGNNLILEIQGTLPSDSKNPSSKTMWRAVVISHLIIAVCMFLVSIVVYWAYGDEIPATGGPIGNYLTLYEQDYSKRAACFIHITFIFNCLCSYPINLMPACDNAEMVYVTKSQKPCSVFVRMMLRVSLGLVCFFIAVGFSFLPYLAVLIGAVALLVTFTYPCFMWISIKQPEMKSLMWLINVFVGSLGASLSVLLVVASALFLAEKGLHANFFRP from the exons ATGTCAAAAAAAGCATTAGGCATATTGCTTGATCTGGAATCACAAGAAAGCTGTGGCTCTCCTTCATTTATGTCACATACCCCTTCCAAGGATCCACAACCAACCTCCGGCGATGACGACGGCGGAGATGTTGGGATGATTCCGTTAGAAGAATGGTTACCGATCACAGAATCAAGAAAAGGAAATGTTTTCACGGCAACTTTTCATCTTCTCTGTTCGGGACTTGGTTTCCAAGTGCTTCTTCTTCCTGCGGCTTTCGCAGCACTCGGATG GGTATGGGGAATAATAATATTAACGGTGGGATTTGCATGGAAGCTCTACACGACATGGCTTCTTGTTCATCTGCACGAAGCCGTACATGGAACACGTTTCAGCAGATACTTGAGACTCGCTATTGCTTCATTCG GTGTGAAGCTTGGGAAACTTCTCGGAATATTTCCTGTGATGTATCTCTCAGGAGGAGCTTGTTCGATTCTGGTTATAACCGGAGGAAAAACAATAAAACAACTTGTACACATTATGTCTGAAGATGACACAGTGCCACTTACTACCTTGCAATGTTTCGTGATCTTCAGCTGCCTCGCGGTGGTCTTGTCCCAGTTTCCGAACCTGAATTCTCTTTTTGGACTCTCGTTGATCGGTGGTGTTATGGCCGTGGCATATTCCACCGCAGTATGGAGTTTACCTCTAACTAGGGATCCGCAAAGTCAAAACAATGTCACTTACGCTATAAAGGATACAAGTTTCGATAATATTTTCAACGCCATTGGTTTGATAGCCATTTCATTACGCGGGAACAACCTAATCCTAGAGATACAG GGTACTCTTCCTTCCGATTCAAAGAATCCTTCCAGCAAGACGATGTGGAGAGCTGTGGTGATCTCTCATTTGATCATTGCGGTTTGTATGTTTCTAGTATCCATTGTTGTCTATTGGGCATACGGTGACGAG ATTCCGGCTACTGGAGGTCCAATAGGAAACTACTTGACACTTTACGAACAAGACTACTCAAAGCGAGCCGCTTGTTTTATACACATCACGTTCATCTTCAATTGCTTATGCTCATATCCGATAAACTTAATGCCTGCTTGTGACAACGCAGAGATGGTGTACGTGACCAAGAGTCAAAAGCCTTGCTCCGTCTTTGTCCGGATGATGTTACGTGTGTCCTTGGGTTTGGTTTGTTTCTTTATAGCCGTCGGATTCTCGTTCTTGCCTTATCTCGCGGTTCTTATCGGAGCAGTAGCCTTGCTTGTTACATTTACGTACCCCTGTTTCATGTGGATCTCCATCAAACAGCCTGAAATGAAAAGCTTGATGTGGTTGATCAACGTTTTTGTGGGAAGCTTAGGCGCGTCTCTCAGCGTTTTGCTTGTGGTTGCGTCGGCATTATTTTTGGCTGAAAAGGGTTTACATGCAAACTTCTTCAGACCCTAA
- the LOC106319150 gene encoding DDB1- and CUL4-associated factor 8-like protein 2 isoform X2, protein MTDKAKRSRTHFNGSHHPVVDFWRREVGGISPRSFSDRFSASENMVLRLEIYRKLAKHKGCVNTVSFNAQGDILVSGSDDRRVLLWDWELGNVKLSFHSGHSNNVFQAKFMPFSDDRTIVTCAADGMVRRASVLESGKVETVLLGLHQGPAHKLCIEPGNPHIFYTCGEDGLVQRFDLRTQAPTELFTCQAVNPRRRHLEAAQLNAIAMDPRNSNLLAVGGMDEYARLYDIRRLHGDGSSRAADHFAPPHLIGDLHVGITGLAFSEQSELLVSYNNEFVYLFTHDMGLGSNPMPSSPEDDSKSSVPMAYKGHKNVETVKGVNFCGPRSEYVVSGSDCGRIFIWKKRSGELIRVMEADRYVVNCIEPHPHIPVLASSGIENDIKVWTSKAAERATLPDNIEMRKRKPRGWMYRVSSPRELLAQLFFLQNRSRFSEDREEGEASSSSTGRELLDLILNFNDDDDEHVSDNGEDGVSRDDFFS, encoded by the exons ATGACTGATAAGGCGAAGAGAAGTCGAACACACTTCAACGGATCTCACCACCCTGTCGTCGACTTCTGGCGACGAGAAGTCGGTGGAATCTCTCCTCGCAGCTTCTCCGATCGCTTCTCCGCCTCCGAG AATATGGTTCTGCGCTTAGAGATATACCGGAAGCTAGCGAAGCACAAAGGCTGCGTCAACACAGTGAGCTTCAACGCCCAAGGAGACATTCTCGTCTCTGGCTCCGACGATCGACGTGTCCTTCTTTGGGATTGGGAGCTCGGGAATGTCAAGCTTTCGTTCCACTCAGGGCACTCTAACAACGTCTTCCAGGCCAAGTTCATGCCTTTCTCTGATGATCGGACCATTGTCACCTGTGCTGCTGATGGCATG GTTCGGCGTGCGAGTGTTCTCGAGAGTGGGAAAGTGGAGACTGTGTTATTGGGGTTGCATCAAGGACCAGCTCATAAGCTCTGTATTGAGCCTGGAAACCCTCATATCTTCTACACTTGTGGTGAAGATGGTTTAGTACAACGC TTTGATCTGAGGACACAAGCTCCTACAGAACTATTCACATGCCAAGCAGTTAATCCTAGGAGGAGGCACTTGGAAGCTGCGCAGCTAAACGCTATTGCAATGGACCCTAGAAACTCCAACCTCTTGGCTGTTGGTGGGATGGACGAGTACGCTCGTCTCTACGACATCCGTAGACTTCATGGAGACGGTTCTAGCCGAGCTGCAGATCATTTCGCTCCTCCACACCTCATTGGCGATTTACACGTTGGAATAACCGGTTTGGCCTTCTCGGAACAAAGTGAACTCCTTGTTTCATACAACAACGAGTTCGTTTATCTTTTCACGCACGATATGGGATTAGGGTCTAACCCTATGCCATCCTCTCCAGAAGATGATAGCAAAAGTTCTGTTCCTATGGCTTATAAGGGTCATAAGAACGTTGAGACGGTTAAGGGTGTGAATTTCTGTGGACCGCGGTCTGAGTATGTGGTTAGTGGGTCAGACTGTGGTCGGATATTTATATGGAAGAAGAGAAGCGGAGAGCTTATTCGTGTTATGGAAGCAGATAGGTATGTGGTTAACTGTATCGAGCCTCATCCGCATATACCAGTGCTTGCTAGCAGCGGTATCGAAAACGACATCAAGGTGTGGACCTCGAAGGCAGCTGAGAGAGCTACGTTACCTGACAACATCGAAATG CGCAAGAGAAAGCCGAGGGGATGGATGTATCGTGTATCTTCACCACGGGAGCTGTTAGCACAACTCTTCTTTCTACAGAACAGAAGCAGATTCAGTGAAGACAGAGAAGAAGGAGAAGCTTCTTCATCCTCCACTGGAAGAGAACTTCTTGATCTTATCCTCAACTTCAATGATGATGATGATGAACATGTGTCTGATAATGGTGAAGATGGCGTTAGCCGTGACGACTTCTTCTCTTAA